In Halobacteriovorax sp. HLS, the following are encoded in one genomic region:
- a CDS encoding DNA replication/repair protein RecF, with product MHSFKISKLQVTNFRNLQPDIISFNPGINCILGENGNGKTNILEALHVLSTRKSFRKNTSFPQYLGIDCEQPEIIFSSVFLDEENIPMSVSGKMDVNNTNWFVDGQPMKKKIDIKLVFINPFDSYAFHNTSSFRRQWMDQHISILDPMYKKTLSRYTASLRFRNSLLSKKPSQYREQITAIDRELAKNSYILTQLRIKFLNEIENYCTQTFKDIFSEDHLLKITLDTRVIGLDENDIFDMLQSRIQKDEIVGHTTYGIHKDDYVLLFDGLNSFEYCSLGQQKMSYLSLLFAYIELFRYKFMSFPIVLIDDVSGELDRCRWQRLVEYLERSSFQVLITTANEKFKEELERINGANKIYVQSGSITNLK from the coding sequence ATGCATTCATTTAAAATTTCAAAGTTGCAGGTTACAAACTTTAGAAACCTGCAACCAGACATAATTAGCTTTAATCCTGGAATAAATTGTATTCTAGGGGAAAATGGAAACGGCAAAACCAATATCCTTGAAGCACTTCATGTATTATCTACAAGAAAATCATTTCGTAAAAATACTAGTTTTCCACAATATCTCGGTATTGATTGTGAACAACCAGAGATAATATTTTCATCTGTATTTTTAGATGAAGAAAATATCCCAATGAGTGTATCTGGGAAAATGGACGTTAATAATACAAATTGGTTTGTAGATGGTCAGCCGATGAAAAAAAAGATTGATATTAAATTAGTCTTTATTAACCCCTTCGACTCATATGCTTTTCATAATACATCAAGCTTCAGAAGACAGTGGATGGATCAACATATTTCTATATTAGATCCTATGTATAAAAAAACTTTAAGTAGATATACCGCTTCCTTGAGATTTAGAAATTCACTTTTAAGTAAGAAACCTTCTCAATATAGGGAACAAATAACAGCGATTGATCGAGAGCTTGCTAAGAACTCATATATTTTAACTCAGTTGAGAATAAAGTTTTTAAATGAAATAGAAAATTACTGTACACAAACTTTTAAAGATATTTTCAGTGAAGACCATCTATTAAAAATAACACTTGATACAAGAGTTATAGGATTAGATGAAAATGACATTTTTGACATGTTGCAATCAAGAATTCAAAAAGATGAAATTGTAGGCCATACAACATACGGTATTCATAAGGATGACTATGTGCTTCTTTTTGATGGTTTAAATTCGTTTGAATATTGTTCTTTAGGTCAACAAAAAATGAGCTATTTGAGCCTCTTATTTGCCTATATAGAGCTTTTTAGGTATAAATTCATGTCCTTTCCTATTGTACTAATTGACGATGTCTCAGGCGAGCTAGATCGCTGTCGATGGCAAAGACTTGTTGAGTATTTAGAAAGGAGCTCATTTCAGGTTCTGATAACCACAGCAAATGAGAAGTTTAAAGAAGAGTTAGAGCGCATTAATGGCGCAAATAAAATTTACGTCCAATCCGGTTCGATTACGAATTTGAAATAG
- the dnaN gene encoding DNA polymerase III subunit beta — translation MKITLHTEDFKSCLNKVLSVVDKRNSRPILTYTLIEANNGQLNISATDLEVSAKVVVKAQVDNPGRFCVNAKNIFDILKELPGTEITLSLDEDTNTLKLNCGDIHYSLLIYKPDDFPHLVFNQEVNKFKLSSEQLANIINKTSYAVLNDETRLYLNGIYLQEIDSKLRAVATDGHRLSLLETDLVESNNETLVNGIIIPRKGIFEIKKVSETYPEIDVEISVDDTFLYINAKDEYFLSIRLIAREYPKYQAVIPNKTTYTMTTDRNSFFDAIRRIKIMSNEKSNGVRVKLADQIMTITANHPSLGDAMETMAVDYNGKEMEIGFNAKYLIDTLQSFDEGEISLELNNELSPVIIKSNTLPNYLGIIMPLKL, via the coding sequence ATGAAAATCACACTACACACAGAAGATTTTAAATCATGCTTGAATAAAGTTTTATCAGTAGTCGATAAAAGAAACTCAAGACCAATTTTAACTTACACTTTAATCGAAGCTAACAATGGTCAATTAAATATTTCAGCTACAGATCTAGAAGTATCTGCAAAGGTAGTAGTTAAAGCACAAGTGGATAACCCTGGTAGATTTTGTGTAAATGCTAAAAATATATTTGATATTCTAAAAGAATTACCTGGTACAGAAATTACTTTATCACTTGATGAAGATACGAATACATTAAAATTAAATTGTGGAGATATTCACTATTCACTTTTAATCTACAAGCCAGATGACTTCCCTCACCTAGTTTTCAACCAAGAAGTGAATAAGTTCAAACTATCAAGTGAACAACTAGCAAATATAATAAATAAAACTTCTTATGCAGTACTCAATGACGAAACTAGATTATATTTAAATGGTATCTACCTACAAGAAATTGATTCTAAACTAAGAGCTGTTGCTACAGATGGACATAGATTATCACTACTAGAAACAGACCTAGTAGAATCTAATAATGAAACTCTAGTAAATGGTATTATTATTCCACGTAAGGGAATTTTTGAAATTAAAAAAGTTTCAGAAACATATCCAGAGATTGATGTAGAAATTTCTGTAGACGATACATTTTTATATATTAACGCAAAAGATGAATACTTTCTTTCAATCAGACTTATTGCAAGAGAATACCCTAAATATCAAGCAGTGATTCCTAATAAAACAACTTATACAATGACTACTGATAGAAACTCTTTCTTTGATGCTATTAGACGAATAAAAATTATGTCTAATGAAAAATCTAATGGAGTTAGAGTTAAGCTAGCAGATCAAATAATGACTATAACAGCAAATCACCCTTCACTTGGTGATGCGATGGAAACAATGGCCGTTGATTACAATGGTAAGGAAATGGAAATTGGATTCAATGCAAAGTACTTAATTGATACTTTACAATCATTTGATGAAGGTGAAATCTCTCTTGAGTTAAATAATGAATTAAGTCCTGTAATTATTAAGTCTAATACGCTTCCTAATTATTTAGGAATCATTATGCCTCTTAAGCTTTAA
- the dnaA gene encoding chromosomal replication initiator protein DnaA, with protein sequence MSQDFPFDHFLNTQNTKNPTDIFSSNNSLQDIKPEVNLPKAKAETSIFSEAELKTIGDTLLDTLKDQLTPEKYNAYFTDVFQLSNITMDSIVFNVTNPLIKIMVETHCLNEVKSAISGLLGKEYEVIVNVAEPNTKAETLEDNSKQQARASFTLDLSPTRDDKLSKVESQYIQHMSDPGMNIDSTKTFDNFIVGPSNNLANAAAIAISKTPGDKGKYPSLYMHSNSGLGKTHLLYAVANGIKENFPQYIVYLTTARDFMKEYIESVKTKTVDAFQEKFTKKIDVLMIDDIHELKNKTGTQDEFFHVFNELYRNGKQLIFTSDKSPDEIDGIEERIKTRLQWGLVVDIQKPDLETRIAILKRKAFELDLYLQDDILTLIAHSIKTNIRELEGSLVKLSAYADVMNVEVDTEMVKDILGLSAEDVERKVTLDIIAKATSLHFKIPVPDLKSKARTKDIVNARFVAMYLSRKIVNATQDEIGKFYGGRDHSSVVHAERTIREKLLTDVSLSRDLITIENCL encoded by the coding sequence ATGAGTCAAGACTTTCCCTTTGACCACTTTTTAAATACTCAGAACACTAAAAATCCAACCGATATTTTTAGTAGTAACAATAGCTTACAGGACATTAAACCTGAAGTTAATTTACCAAAAGCTAAAGCAGAAACTAGTATTTTCTCCGAAGCTGAACTTAAAACTATTGGTGACACTCTACTTGATACGCTTAAAGACCAGCTAACTCCTGAAAAATACAATGCCTATTTTACAGATGTCTTTCAGCTATCAAACATCACTATGGATTCTATTGTATTTAACGTTACGAATCCTCTTATAAAGATTATGGTCGAGACGCACTGCCTCAACGAAGTCAAATCTGCAATAAGTGGCCTTCTCGGAAAAGAATATGAAGTAATCGTCAATGTAGCTGAACCAAATACCAAAGCAGAAACTTTAGAGGATAACTCTAAACAGCAAGCTCGTGCATCGTTCACACTTGACCTCTCTCCTACACGTGACGATAAATTATCTAAAGTTGAAAGCCAGTACATTCAACACATGAGTGATCCTGGAATGAATATTGATTCTACTAAAACTTTTGACAATTTTATTGTTGGACCTTCCAATAATCTAGCAAATGCAGCTGCTATCGCTATATCCAAAACACCAGGAGATAAGGGTAAATACCCGTCTTTATATATGCACTCAAACTCGGGACTTGGAAAGACACACCTTCTTTACGCTGTTGCCAACGGTATAAAAGAAAATTTTCCACAATATATAGTCTATCTCACAACTGCTAGAGATTTCATGAAAGAGTATATTGAGTCAGTTAAAACCAAGACTGTAGACGCATTCCAAGAGAAGTTTACCAAGAAAATTGATGTATTAATGATTGATGATATTCATGAGTTAAAAAATAAGACGGGTACTCAAGATGAGTTTTTCCATGTTTTTAATGAGCTTTATAGAAATGGTAAGCAATTAATTTTTACTTCAGACAAATCTCCTGATGAAATTGATGGGATTGAAGAGAGAATTAAGACTCGTCTTCAATGGGGATTAGTTGTAGATATCCAAAAGCCAGATCTAGAAACAAGAATAGCTATCCTAAAAAGAAAAGCATTTGAATTAGATTTATATCTTCAAGATGATATTTTGACCTTAATCGCTCACTCAATCAAAACTAATATTAGAGAACTTGAAGGCTCACTTGTGAAGCTGTCTGCTTATGCTGATGTTATGAATGTAGAAGTAGACACTGAAATGGTTAAAGATATTCTTGGCCTTAGTGCTGAAGATGTTGAAAGAAAAGTTACGCTAGATATTATTGCTAAAGCTACTTCTCTTCATTTTAAAATACCAGTGCCGGACCTTAAGTCGAAGGCTAGAACAAAAGATATAGTTAATGCTAGATTTGTAGCAATGTATTTATCTAGAAAAATAGTAAATGCAACTCAAGATGAAATTGGTAAGTTTTACGGCGGTCGAGACCATAGTTCAGTGGTACATGCCGAGAGAACTATAAGAGAAAAACTACTGACTGACGTATCATTGTCCAGAGATCTAATCACAATAGAAAACTGTTTATAA
- the rpmH gene encoding 50S ribosomal protein L34, which yields MSKRTWQPKRKKRLRVHGFLKRMATAGGKNIINARRAKGRKRLTVSTGKK from the coding sequence ATGAGCAAGAGAACTTGGCAACCAAAAAGAAAGAAAAGACTTAGAGTACACGGATTCTTAAAAAGAATGGCTACTGCTGGTGGTAAGAATATTATCAACGCAAGAAGAGCTAAAGGTAGAAAGAGACTTACAGTTTCTACTGGTAAAAAATAA
- the rnpA gene encoding ribonuclease P protein component — protein MADNHFDKSYRLLSAQDFSYLRRGSKQIKTKWIMAYYRPSRLKAKSNHTRIGYSITKKVGKAHTRNRFKRIMRDMFRTSDCKHKAIDIIVIVSPFLTKKIESQEKQEKLLRESFEQLLLSI, from the coding sequence ATGGCCGATAATCATTTCGATAAGTCCTATCGTTTATTATCGGCACAAGATTTTTCATATCTTAGGCGCGGATCTAAGCAGATAAAGACTAAGTGGATAATGGCCTATTATCGACCTTCTAGACTTAAAGCAAAATCTAATCATACACGTATCGGATACTCTATAACTAAGAAAGTAGGGAAGGCTCATACTCGCAATAGATTCAAGCGAATAATGAGAGACATGTTTCGTACTTCTGACTGTAAACACAAGGCAATTGATATCATTGTTATTGTTTCTCCTTTTTTAACAAAAAAAATTGAGTCACAAGAAAAACAAGAGAAACTTTTGCGAGAATCCTTCGAACAATTACTTTTAAGTATTTAA
- the yidC gene encoding membrane protein insertase YidC — MTDDHKRTFLAVVLSGLVLFGWQTYFAPQQPIVEQDAKEQIAASVNRVEQAKGPAKDSVKVSDAQDIPAAPVSADVKKITLENNGYLVEMTSDLSIVGFTNPTVAYDFFATVGHEKPFAIEIYNGAGYSQLNFSINQISPAHIQGSNSKLGLNIDFKLDDLGKITYKLNSATPYKYRVKFRATTREEENRQIRHFSYYTQDLDSMTVADSSEDDGKARWVGIDFNFHLFALTFSTPQASRFNANEAGDFNTTLVNELQSLEGSIVFTKKNYDHLSKLGNLLNQSIDFGIFSILAVPLLRGLQFIQTYVHNYGLAIILLTLVIRSIMFPLQFKSFKSMKKMQKIQPELTKLKEKYKDDPQRMQKETMAAFKKAGANPLGGCLPLIAQMPIFFAFYQVLYNAEEFVGSPFLGWITDLSVKDPMYVLPILMAIAMFFQTKLNPSPTADPTQKKVMMLMPLVFGFIMKDLPAGLNLYMFTSTIYGVGQQLLVYKLSD, encoded by the coding sequence ATGACTGATGATCACAAACGTACTTTTTTAGCTGTAGTACTATCTGGTTTAGTACTTTTTGGGTGGCAAACTTATTTTGCTCCTCAACAACCAATAGTTGAGCAAGATGCAAAAGAGCAAATTGCTGCAAGTGTTAATAGGGTAGAGCAAGCTAAAGGGCCTGCTAAAGATTCTGTTAAAGTTAGTGATGCCCAAGATATTCCAGCAGCACCTGTTTCGGCTGATGTTAAGAAGATCACTTTAGAAAATAATGGCTATCTCGTTGAGATGACTTCTGATTTATCTATAGTTGGTTTTACAAATCCTACTGTAGCATATGATTTCTTCGCTACTGTTGGTCACGAAAAACCTTTTGCTATCGAAATTTATAATGGCGCTGGTTACTCTCAGTTAAACTTCTCTATTAATCAAATTTCTCCTGCTCATATTCAAGGTTCTAATTCTAAGTTAGGTTTAAATATTGATTTTAAATTAGATGATCTTGGTAAAATTACTTATAAGTTAAACTCAGCTACACCATATAAATATAGAGTTAAGTTTAGGGCCACTACAAGAGAAGAAGAGAATAGACAGATTAGACACTTCTCATATTACACGCAAGACTTAGATTCGATGACTGTTGCTGATAGTTCTGAAGATGATGGTAAGGCTAGATGGGTAGGAATTGATTTTAATTTTCACTTGTTTGCTTTAACTTTTTCAACTCCACAGGCTTCACGTTTTAATGCAAATGAAGCAGGAGACTTTAATACAACTCTTGTTAATGAACTTCAAAGTCTTGAAGGTTCAATAGTTTTTACTAAGAAAAATTATGACCATTTATCTAAGCTTGGAAATTTATTAAATCAATCAATTGATTTTGGTATTTTTAGTATTTTAGCAGTGCCTCTATTACGTGGTCTTCAGTTTATTCAAACTTATGTTCATAACTATGGTCTTGCTATTATTTTGCTTACTTTAGTTATCAGATCTATCATGTTTCCTCTTCAGTTTAAGTCTTTTAAGTCGATGAAGAAGATGCAAAAAATTCAACCAGAACTTACTAAACTAAAAGAAAAATACAAAGACGATCCACAAAGAATGCAAAAAGAAACTATGGCTGCATTTAAAAAGGCAGGCGCAAACCCTTTAGGTGGCTGTCTTCCATTAATTGCACAGATGCCAATCTTTTTTGCATTTTACCAAGTTCTTTATAATGCTGAGGAATTTGTAGGTTCACCATTTCTAGGATGGATTACAGATCTTTCTGTTAAGGATCCTATGTATGTATTGCCAATACTAATGGCAATTGCAATGTTCTTTCAAACTAAACTTAATCCTTCACCTACGGCGGATCCAACTCAGAAAAAAGTTATGATGTTAATGCCTCTAGTTTTTGGTTTCATTATGAAAGACCTTCCTGCAGGTTTAAACTTATATATGTTTACATCAACTATTTACGGAGTTGGTCAACAGCTTCTAGTTTATAAACTGTCTGACTAG
- a CDS encoding tRNA modification GTPase produces the protein MYNLYDDKPIIACSTGMVSNSAIGLIRISGFDNLISLQEFFSFDLKKVKARYNHFSKLLFNSCVLDEVVFSYYPGPNSYNGENILEISVHGNQLNISKIISVFIDNTNIRAAREGEFSYRALKNGKLSLSQVEGLDLLLNASSSYMLEQGLDILQGDLYLKYKDLHSSFLKVKSSIEIGIDFSEDVGEETCATLLNEALDEFSVIINQLHSRISSNLSELSSPSVSLVGKTNAGKSSLFNLLLNSDRSIVSDIEGTTRDYVSEYINMHGNNFRVIDTAGLRSTTDSIEQIGIKKALDIHSSSFFKILVINPLDNIQESLNILGDNNFDLVIFSHADKKLDIDFSLYEEILQSAEYSINTCLSSDNRDYILIGPMGADSKFGSIEPVNKVGPMGAISKFGPIEPVGNGPIEPLSRYISSLIVDKFTKLTADKPLLIDRHRQKVNEIYLSFKDFQDISINNTDIAILSSEINILGSKVSELVGIISPDDVLNNIFSNFCIGK, from the coding sequence ATGTATAATCTCTATGACGATAAGCCCATTATTGCTTGCAGTACCGGTATGGTTTCTAATAGTGCAATAGGGCTTATTCGAATATCTGGGTTTGATAATTTAATATCTCTTCAGGAATTTTTCAGCTTTGATCTTAAAAAGGTTAAAGCTAGATATAATCACTTCTCAAAGTTATTATTTAATTCATGTGTTTTGGATGAAGTTGTATTTAGCTACTATCCTGGTCCCAATAGTTACAACGGTGAAAATATTCTTGAAATTTCCGTTCATGGGAACCAATTAAATATTTCTAAGATTATTTCAGTATTTATAGATAATACAAATATTAGGGCTGCCAGAGAAGGGGAGTTTTCTTACCGTGCTTTGAAAAATGGTAAATTATCGCTTTCTCAAGTTGAAGGCTTAGATTTACTTCTTAATGCAAGCTCCTCATACATGCTAGAACAGGGTTTGGACATACTTCAGGGAGACTTATATCTTAAATACAAAGATCTTCACTCTTCTTTTTTAAAGGTAAAATCTTCGATTGAAATAGGTATCGATTTTTCTGAAGATGTGGGCGAGGAAACCTGTGCTACCTTATTAAATGAGGCCTTAGATGAGTTTTCTGTTATTATTAATCAACTGCATTCTCGTATAAGTTCTAATTTGAGTGAGCTAAGTTCTCCAAGTGTTAGTCTAGTTGGTAAGACAAATGCGGGAAAAAGTTCATTATTTAATTTATTGCTTAATTCTGATAGATCTATCGTTTCCGATATAGAAGGCACTACAAGAGATTACGTTTCTGAGTATATCAATATGCATGGTAATAATTTTCGTGTTATTGATACCGCAGGATTAAGATCTACTACGGATTCTATCGAACAAATTGGCATTAAAAAGGCCTTAGATATACACTCAAGCTCCTTTTTCAAAATCTTAGTTATAAATCCTTTAGATAATATTCAAGAGAGCTTAAATATTCTTGGTGATAACAACTTTGATTTGGTAATTTTTAGTCATGCTGATAAGAAGCTTGATATAGACTTTTCATTGTATGAGGAAATTCTTCAAAGTGCTGAATACTCGATCAATACATGCCTTTCTAGTGATAACCGCGATTATATTTTAATTGGTCCTATGGGGGCAGATAGTAAATTTGGTTCTATAGAACCAGTTAATAAAGTTGGTCCTATGGGGGCAATTTCAAAATTTGGTCCTATAGAACCAGTAGGTAATGGTCCTATAGAACCACTTTCAAGATATATATCCTCTTTAATTGTTGATAAATTTACTAAGTTAACGGCTGACAAACCTCTGCTAATTGATAGACATAGACAAAAGGTAAATGAAATATATTTATCTTTTAAAGATTTTCAGGATATTTCAATAAATAATACTGATATTGCAATACTGTCTAGTGAAATCAATATCTTAGGGTCTAAAGTTTCAGAGTTGGTAGGAATTATCTCACCAGATGATGTTTTAAATAATATATTTTCGAACTTTTGTATTGGAAAATAG